The DNA sequence CCTGAAAGACTTTAATCTCCAGCACAGAATTTCTGATTAGTCATCGTAATAGTAATAACAATACAATTATGCATGTATATTGACTTGTTAGCAGTAAGGTGACTTGTTTAATTTGTTGTCAGAATACACCTTCTGAAAAGGTGTCCGACCTGACAGTGAATGTCAGTGATTATATAGATGCGGATAACCTGAAAGACTTCGACAGGTTGGTCAACAGTGTGTGAAGTCACaccttgtttttttgttttgcatacTGTTGAATAATGCTGTTGGGGGTCTCACAACATACTGAAAACAGTCTTAAACAATAAATAAGCGAGAAAGCAGCCCTTTTACGGTTGTAAGGGAACATATACGCAGCCCTAATATGAACCATCTCCCACAGGGTGTTTAAGAACCCGGAACAGCTGGCAGAAAAGGTCCAGGCTGACCTGCTTCCCTGGGTCTCCTCAAAGAAGGCTGAAAAGACCCAGAGAGAGACCCCCCTGAAGCGAGAGACGGAGGATGACCCGCTCCGGATCCCATCGAGGAAGCCGCAGTCTTACCCGCAGCCCGGCTGGTAGGAACCAGACTCCCTAATGAGGGTGGCTGTAGGATATGCATGCAGATTAAGATGGCTATTAGCACACTTTAAAGTCGTAACTATATATTCAAAACCTTTCtacatttttgcattttactgtaaaaatatgaattactgtaaaaatatttttgttgtaAAGGTCTTGCAAGAGTACACCTGCTTTTTACTTAAAAGCTGTAAAGTGTGTCTTTTTCTAgcattattatttagtattaacaaaaatgcagGCGGGAGAGTGAGTGCACTAATAGTATGTTTTACTTTCAGTAACACGCCGTAGTTGCCCTTGATAGAATAAAGATTGTGCATTAgtatttattcattatctcaATTGTAGCAGCAGTTTTTCATAATAATCAGTCCCACGTATGTGTTGTAAATTGTGATTAATATGATGCACTGAGGCCTGACTGAGTTAcattgattcattaatgatgaacaaacacaaGATCAGTATTTCgcttattcattacttgttccttcagtggtTCCTTCAgttgttcacaaaggtttacagaagtaACATATAGTAACAAAGTAACAAgtacttgagataaaacatgtcAGGATTCATTAGTGATGAATTAACCTGAGGTAAtcatgtaactaagacttagtttgtggttaattattacacaagtaatagcataatacaaTATTATTTGAGtcccgtcaagtaaagtgttaccattatTACACGTGTGAAATTAAGTGCCAAAACATTTATTAGTACATTATTGAATGTTTGTGGTACTGTGTAGTTTTCTTAAAGCGCAAAGTACATAGGCCTCGGTCTATAGGACATTAAACGTGTCTTGATCTATTTCATTCAGGTGATTATGACACTTGGGAAACTCTTATGTCACCTGAGTTAATCTGTAATTCTGAGCTTCCGCCATTCCTGCAGTTTAAATTACTACCCAGCACTATGCCGAAATTTGCAcgtattttaaaacaaactgAGCATCTGCTGCAGAACAATTTGATGAACCCGAATCGATGAAGGAAAGCAGTAAAATACAGCAGGTCCAATCTGTTTTCCAGACAGTAGCGCCTGCTGACTAATCACTCGGGAATACGTAGCAAGTACGCCCCATGGTAAAATAAATCAAGAATGAAAGTGTTTGGTTTAATTGTCGTCCTTTTACATTTACAATTGTCTGTTGTCCAAAGCGATATACAAGTCAGGCAGATAATGCGTAGCTGGAAAGCCCCGCTAATCACACATTGGCATAGCCGGCATTTGAGGTGGGGTAGTGCACTCTATAAATTTAATAAGGCGCCGGGCTGAGAGCGGCGGCTCATGATGGATGGCTGGTGTCTGAAAGAACCGTGCATTTCTCATTTTTATACGACGACAGCTAATAACTGGGGCCTCCGGCTCAAGAGTCCGGCGTGGTCCAAAGAAAAACTTGTATGGCAAGTTGACGGAATCTCGGAGTTAGATTACGAGTTTCGGAAATGAGACGTGGTTTTTCGAGTCGTTCGAGAGTGCCTTAGATTGAAAAAACAATTGTGCTTATCCTCACTCACTTAAAATTTCCAGTCAGCTCAATAAGTAAGATGCATTGAATGGTTTATTGTCTTttgagtgtctgtgtgcagcCTTTGGATGCTGCTTGAGTAGATGTTTATGACATTGTTAGCTACTTCAGTGTGTAGCAGACACTTTTCTCCAAGTGAGACAAAAAGCGCTTTTTTCCCAGGtgttccatgttttttttcctcatgtATTTGCGAGTAGAATATGTACGTAGCAGAGAGTGATTTTTGTGTGATAACATGCGTCCTACACTGGACAGCTGTCCAGGCCAGGATGATCCCTGGGCTTCTTGGAATGTGCTCCAGGCTTAGATGTGTAagtggggatggatggatggatggatggatggattttgcaaCCCTATATTAACAGTGTTCCAAATGAGACTGACTTTGTTTAAATGGGTAATGGCAGCCGCTTGCTGCTACTTACAGTAAACTTTGATATTTCTAGAATGTCCTGCTTTTCTATATAAAACTGCACTGAAAGCGAGCAGTTGCTGTTTCAGACTTCGGGGGCCTGTATGTCACCATCCTAGCACAGACCCTCCTGTTATTCAGTATTTACAGCAGGCAGAGTAGCTTCTATTTTAAGATATCGActgttctctgtgtctctggctGCGGCTGGCGGCAGTCACAGATGGAGGCTGTCCCGGGAACCAGCAGAGAACCCAGCGATGTATCGTCCCAGGCGCGTCCTTGGTGTCTGACCTTATCAGGTTCTTATGATGTCAGccatttattgtcatttttgctgtaatgtgaccccccccccccccccttccgtaCGAGGCAGGGGTGCCCTTGTGATGTCATATTAATTATGCCTGCAAGCGCCACACTCAGCATTAGAGTGAAGAGGACTTTTTTTGGGGGATCTTAATTTTCGCACAGTTCTGCTGCGCTGCTCCGCTCTGAGTGAGCCTGTGGGCCGACCGCGAAGGACGCTGGGCGGGGTCTAAATGACCCCGCAGTTTCAGAGGTTTATCTGCATGTCTGTCTGCATGGATGCTACCGAATATGTCGGCCATCTCTTGTTCGCTTTCCATCCCCCCAAGATGGATGGAGGTTTTGTTGAATTAGCATGGATGGCCTTTCCGACCTGGCAGTGTTCAACTTCTAGACAGAAAATCCATTGTTATGTTTGATTCCTGCTTGAGAAGTGGGTTGTCAGCGGCGCCGCTACATGTGCATTCCCGTTAATGGTGGTCCTTCCGCGGATCAAATGGATTTATCATAAAAGAACGCGTGTCAGAAATAATGCTTCCCATACACATATCTGAATAATACTCCAACATTCGTTTTCCGCTGTTCTAATAGGGAAAAAATAGACACGTTTGATATATCCATCAATATTGTACTGTTAAAATATGTAACAGGTTTAAAAGCCTTTGGAAAATCTTGGACCGATGTATCGATAAGAGGTATCATATTTGGAATGTGTAACgttatcatttttccttctgtgtgTTCGCATGCATTCGAAGGCGCAATCCCATGGCGCCATTTGCTGCTGGGGGTGCAGACCTGGATCCCTTCAGGTAGGATTGATTcggtatatatacagtaaagtTGTGGTAGGCGTGTATATATCGTAATTGATAGATACAATGAACGAATCAGTAATCCAGTACTCCTTCACAATTACTGCTCTGTGTTTGACCTTTGGCCACTGCAGCGGTAGACCAGGAGGGATGATCGTGGACCCTCTACGGTCAGGATTCCCTCGTTCGGGTTTTGACCCCTCTGCTGGGATCCCAGGTCGTCTGCCTCCCGGTGCAGTGCCTCCGGGGGCCCGATTTGACCCCTTTGGAGCTGTTGGGATGGGGATGAATCGCCCAGGGTGAGAGACGTTCCCACTCGTGGGACTTCTTAAAATCAAAAATTGCATAATTGAAGTGCGATGAAGTGGAGGTTTTCATCACAGAGATCCAGCTGTTGACAAAGAACAGACTTTAGCCCGGGGGTGATAGTGAACCTGAGTGATTGTGTATTTTTGTTAGAGTGTATGTTTGAATGCACAGAAATCAAAGCTGTCGTTTTTGACCGGTTGCTCATCCTTGTGCTTGCAGCCCGGATCCTgaccacatgcccccccccgggTATGACGACATGTTCATGTAGAAACACCATCTCCAGCCCCCTGATTTTTGCCTGCCCCAGCAGAAGAATGCAGGAAAATACTGCTTAAGACTTTTCCCAATAAGTCACGTCGTTTAGTTGGAAGGGCAAATCTGTTGTGCGTAAATTTTTAATTCTGTAACCCTGTGTTCTAGAAAATAGGTTAGTTTGAATTGTTTGCTATATAATACATGACAATATTGTAATGGTGAGACATTTACCACTTTGAATGACGACATGTTAGATAATTGCTAAATAGTGTTAATCTTTGCAAAGGATATTGCACTTGTTAAAATGTTGTAAATACAAGGAAATATTGCTTAAATTTAAATGTCAATTTTTTCATGAGTGCTATCTTAATTTCTAATAAATCTACTACTTTGAGAAACTAAAACTTTATTTGCTGTGgaagctgtttttattttcataattCTGTTAACTCTGTTTGTATCTAACTTTCCATTTGTAATGATTAAGCTTTAAatgttaataataaacaaaacttCTAGAATGAGTGGTAGTGCAATATTTCAAAGGCGATATGGAAAGAGTGAACCCTGAATGAACAGAGACCTGAATACTGTTAAAACATCTGGAAGTTAATAATAGAGCCACATACCAGGGACTGTATGCTGTTCGGTAGGTTCAGGTtctgaaggttgttggttcgaatcccatggttgacagagtgatgtcaccattagggcctttgagcaagacccttaatcccAGTTGCCGAGGGGCCTGGTTGACCCTGCTTCCTCAATTGTACATTATtttgcataaaaaataaatgactaaaAATGAATTATCTGCTTTGGTTTCATAAAAATTCTGAGT is a window from the Brienomyrus brachyistius isolate T26 chromosome 8, BBRACH_0.4, whole genome shotgun sequence genome containing:
- the psmf1 gene encoding proteasome inhibitor PI31 subunit; translation: MAGLELLFSSIVESITSPKDVLVSFVHWEIVRQGYKCLGTGDQPQSTDKKSELLPQGWNSNRELYTLRYQSANGQSQLLVKGITVDSTLIFNILNTPSEKVSDLTVNVSDYIDADNLKDFDRVFKNPEQLAEKVQADLLPWVSSKKAEKTQRETPLKRETEDDPLRIPSRKPQSYPQPGWRNPMAPFAAGGADLDPFSGRPGGMIVDPLRSGFPRSGFDPSAGIPGRLPPGAVPPGARFDPFGAVGMGMNRPGPDPDHMPPPGYDDMFM